From a region of the Zingiber officinale cultivar Zhangliang chromosome 4B, Zo_v1.1, whole genome shotgun sequence genome:
- the LOC121975002 gene encoding pentatricopeptide repeat-containing protein At1g08610-like, which translates to MVFSQKPVSDICCFSRLSYNINSNYVYGSRVDSRMKLLAVHIECPTKLYLYHDSQIDRSPPLQISHISPQLNGGPIDIIEGSIKTFCGSRKSMTTEFAKPMWLSTSNINGSMFDGYFVDCDELSNNDILRNFCKKGKIMEACSLIDVMARLNQVPDFPSCANLIRGLVNNDRIEKATRVLNIMIFSGGVPDIITYNKLIGGLCRRGQLNAAIKLVEEMSFCGCDPDVITFNILFRSMFSIGKYDEAIWFWKDQLRKGYPPYLVSYTILLQLVFKHCGILRAIDVMQDLISEGCYPDQVTFNSLLNLICKGGNLDDAKIIMAGFTTHGLEPNAITYNTILHCFCMQGQWAEADDILLIMKEASFTPTVVTYNILINSLCKYQILDKAIDILIMMTNEGCSPDIVTYNTLLAAMCKLDMVEQALDILHILRDHGFSLVVITYNTLIDGLAKKGEIKKVMSLYNEMIDDGITPDDITYGSLVMGFCKQDMVDEATLVLQEMVKRGCRIRGSTSTLLIWSLCRNGKLDTAVEILSTMVSRCTKSSKTFYKALVKSVADSGMTEAATRMYKMLIELKVLEED; encoded by the coding sequence ATGGTGTTCTCACAGAAGCCTGTGAGTGATATTTGTTGCTTCAGCAGGCTATCTTACAACATCAACTCCAACTATGTTTATGGTTCACGAGTTGACTCACGGATGAAACTTTTGGCAGTTCACATAGAGTGCCCAACAAAGCTCTATCTTTACCATGATTCACAGATTGATAGATCTCCTCCACTTCAAATTTCACATATTAGTCCACAACTGAATGGTGGTCCCATAGATATAATTGAGGGAAGCATCAAAACTTTCTGTGGTTCTCGAAAGTCGATGACCACTGAATTCGCTAAACCAATGTGGTTATCAACTTCAAACATAAATGGTTCAATGTTTGATGGGTACTTTGTGGACTGTGATGAGCTGTCCAACAATGACATCCTGCGCAATTTCTGCAAAAAAGGGAAAATCATGGAAGCTTGCAGTTTGATTGATGTTATGGCGCGATTGAATCAGGTGCCAGATTTCCCATCTTGTGCAAACTTGATCCGTGGTTTGGTCAATAATGATAGAATTGAAAAGGCCACTCGTGTTCTTAATATCATGATTTTTTCTGGTGGGGTTCCAGACATTATTACATACAACAAATTGATAGGTGGTCTTTGCAGGAGAGGGCAGCTAAATGCTGCTATTAAACTTGTTGAAGAAATGAGTTTTTGTGGTTGCGATCCTGATGTGATAACATTTAACATTTTGTTTAGATCCATGTTTTCCATCGGTAAGTATGACGAGGCAATCTGGTTTTGGAAGGATCAGCTGAGAAAAGGTTATCCTCCATATCTTGTTTCTTACACTATTCTTCTTCAACTTGTATTCAAACACTGTGGTATATTGAGAGCTATTGATGTTATGCAAGATTTAATCTCAGAAGGATGCTATCCTGATCAGGTGACCTTTAATTCTCTCCTCAATTTAATCTGCAAAGGGGGCAACTTGGATGACGCCAAAATCATTATGGCTGGTTTTACGACACATGGTTTAGAACCAAATGCAATAACCTATAACACGATACTTCACTGCTTCTGTATGCAAGGACAGTGGGCTGAAGCGGATGATATACTATTGATCATGAAGGAAGCTTCATTTACACCAACTGTCGTTACATACAATATCTTAATTAACAGTTTGTGTAAATACCAGATCCTTGATAAAGCGATTGATATCTTGATTATGATGACGAATGAGGGTTGTTCACCTGATATTGTCACTTACAACACTCTTCTTGCAGCAATGTGTAAACTGGACATGGTAGAGCAGGCTTTAGATATACTTCATATTTTGAGGGACCACGGATTTTCTTTGGTTGTCATTACATATAACACCTTGATTGATGGACTGGCAAAGAAGGGGGAGATTAAGAAAGTGATGTCTTTGTATAACGAGATGATAGATGATGGAATCACTCCCGATGACATAACCTATGGTTCACTGGTTATGGGATTTTGCAAACAAGATATGGTCGATGAAGCAACACTGGTGTTGCAAGAGATGGTTAAGAGAGGTTGCAGGATTAGAGGCAGTACTTCTACCCTTTTGATATGGTCGTTGTGCAGAAATGGAAAGCTGGATACAGCAGTTGAAATTTTGAGTACTATGGTATCAAGATGTACCAAATCCAGTAAAACGTTTTACAAGGCACTAGTTAAAAGTGTTGCTGACTCTGGAATGACTGAGGCAGCTACGCGGATGTATAAGATGTTAATTGAGCtcaaagttcttgaagaagacTGA